Below is a window of Thermodesulfomicrobium sp. WS DNA.
TGAGTCCCGCCCCAAAGCGCCTGGCCGCCATGGCGACAAAGAGCACCCCGGCGGCGAGGTTGGCGATGAGGTGGGCGCCGTCGGCATGGAGGGTCAGGGCGGTGACGGCCCGCCAGATCTCGCCGCCTTGTATGGCCTGGGCCTTGGCGCTGCCTGCGGTGATCCAGAGGCTGCGCGGGATGGTTGTCAGGGGAAGGACATGGGTGGTGATCAGCCCAAAGACTCCCTCAGCCAGAAGCGGCAGAAAGACCGCGTTGGGAAGGGAACGGGAAGAAGGCGAAGCCGGAGGGTGCGCAGAGACCTCGCGCTCTATGGCCGCGATTTCTGCTCGAGCGGCAAGCGCCAGGGGTTCGGGGACCAGCACTCGAAAGCCGTGAGCCGAGCGCAGCGCGCGGTAGGGGATGTCCTTGGCTGCTAAGGCAAGCGCTGTGAGCCGCGCTTGGCTTCGGGAAAGATGGGTGGCCACGGGTACCCACGGCGTGCGGTCAGGAGAAGCAAACATGGGCTGGAAGACAAAGGGCTTGGAGATGTTCCCCAAGCCCTTGTGTTCGTATGGTCGGGATGGCGCGACTCGAACGCGCGATCTCTGCGTCCCGAACGCAGCGCTCTACCAGACTGAGCCACATCCCGAAAGCGAAGGCGCTCTTAGGCCAAGGAGTAAAACTTGGCAAGGACTTTTCCTCCCTTTTTCGCGCGTTGGGAGGCGTTAGCCGTAACGGCCGTTTTTCACAGTAAAGATATAGGGTTCCAGTTCGGGGTGATTTTCAGCGCTGGGCCCTTCGAGCTCGGGTTCGGCCCAATGCCATCCTGCCTCGTGCCAGCGCAGCCAGGCCAAGCGGGCCTTGAATGCGGCGTCCACATACACCACCTGTGCCCGTCCTTCTTCGGCCAGGTGCGTGTCCACGGCAATGCCGACCTTGCGGCCATGGGGGGAAGAAAAGGGGACTGGATAACCAGGCCGGAGCTTGGGTGGCATAGGACCTCCTGAGTGAGGATATCAG
It encodes the following:
- a CDS encoding rhomboid family intramembrane serine protease, which encodes MFASPDRTPWVPVATHLSRSQARLTALALAAKDIPYRALRSAHGFRVLVPEPLALAARAEIAAIEREVSAHPPASPSSRSLPNAVFLPLLAEGVFGLITTHVLPLTTIPRSLWITAGSAKAQAIQGGEIWRAVTALTLHADGAHLIANLAAGVLFVAMAARRFGAGLTWLATLLAASTANLLAAWVLGSPHDSIGFSTAVFAAVGLAAWGSERRLPTIVAIGLALLALLGMGDEDTDLAAHVAGLITGLMAGGILKRCAPLARALDTCLLGTALLLPVIAWMLALS